In Streptomyces chartreusis NRRL 3882, the following are encoded in one genomic region:
- a CDS encoding protein phosphatase 2C domain-containing protein, with amino-acid sequence MRTELASEPGDADRPNEDFASVGLPASGQGGSVVVLDGVTPPKGGTGCLHSVPWFTARLGGALTELTVSLPDVPLVDALSRAIARTAEAHASTCDLSHPRTPQATVIVARWSPDTVEYLVLSDSALLVESPDGVVTPLLDDRLALLPRSALATDALVDSTLRNKEGGFFTAAADPSVARRAVTGTLPRREVRALAALTDGATRWVERFAEGDWTDCFHVMRKEGPQALVDRVRTLERADSARSFLGRSKTHDDATVVYVEF; translated from the coding sequence ATGCGCACTGAACTCGCCTCGGAACCGGGAGACGCGGACCGCCCCAACGAGGACTTCGCCAGCGTCGGACTACCGGCCTCCGGACAGGGTGGTTCGGTCGTCGTCCTGGACGGGGTCACACCGCCGAAGGGCGGGACGGGCTGTCTGCATTCCGTTCCCTGGTTCACCGCGCGCCTCGGTGGAGCACTGACCGAACTGACCGTTTCACTCCCGGATGTTCCCCTGGTCGACGCCTTGTCCCGCGCCATCGCGCGTACCGCCGAGGCGCACGCCTCAACCTGTGACCTTTCTCACCCCCGCACACCTCAGGCCACGGTGATCGTGGCCCGCTGGTCCCCGGACACGGTGGAGTACCTGGTCCTGTCGGACTCGGCTCTCCTCGTGGAGTCCCCGGACGGCGTGGTGACGCCCCTCCTGGACGACCGGCTGGCCCTCCTGCCCCGCTCGGCCCTGGCCACGGACGCGCTGGTGGACTCCACGCTCCGCAACAAGGAGGGCGGCTTCTTCACGGCGGCGGCCGATCCCTCGGTGGCCCGGCGAGCGGTGACCGGCACCCTGCCCCGGCGCGAGGTCCGCGCCCTGGCCGCTCTGACGGACGGGGCGACCCGCTGGGTGGAGCGGTTCGCGGAGGGCGACTGGACGGACTGCTTCCACGTCATGCGCAAGGAGGGGCCACAGGCACTGGTGGACCGGGTGCGGACGCTGGAGCGAGCGGATTCGGCCAGATCGTTCCTGGGCCGGAGCAAGACGCACGACGATGCGACGGTCGTGTACGTCGAGTTCTAG
- a CDS encoding MarR family winged helix-turn-helix transcriptional regulator, which translates to MHEDGNDDGHRDASLAGTGVDQPAFLALERELTVLLRRARANQGEMAREVHPDLESSAYGLLVRLDECGRQRATELAAYIGVGKATMSRQLRALEELGLIAREPDPADGRAWLVALTQEGHDRVRRVREARRARYAGRLADWDTREVTELARLLHQLNRGMEK; encoded by the coding sequence GTGCACGAGGACGGCAACGACGACGGACACCGGGACGCCTCTCTGGCCGGAACCGGTGTGGATCAGCCTGCCTTTCTGGCGCTGGAGCGGGAGCTGACCGTGCTGCTGCGGCGGGCCCGGGCCAACCAGGGCGAGATGGCCCGCGAGGTCCACCCCGACCTGGAGTCGTCCGCGTACGGCCTGCTCGTGCGGCTGGACGAGTGCGGCCGGCAGCGCGCCACCGAGCTCGCCGCCTACATCGGCGTCGGCAAGGCCACCATGTCCCGCCAGTTGCGTGCCCTGGAGGAGCTCGGCCTGATCGCCCGCGAACCCGACCCCGCCGACGGCCGCGCCTGGCTCGTCGCCCTCACCCAGGAGGGCCACGACCGGGTCCGCCGGGTGCGCGAGGCCCGGCGCGCCCGGTACGCCGGCCGCCTGGCCGACTGGGACACCCGCGAGGTCACGGAACTGGCCCGGCTGCTGCACCAGCTCAACCGCGGCATGGAGAAGTAG